The following proteins come from a genomic window of Aquimarina sp. MAR_2010_214:
- a CDS encoding T9SS type A sorting domain-containing protein — MKSLFFKSLLLLSIPMLLQSQITEKSNLANISLQHSNTTSNPNYITIVDNDCSSMADFLPNQWGISTSQFVSTGGSITDSPNRLLSSGTFSPLQLEQEIDLTSVTAAFVEFKAKWELQKFFDYVQFDVLPEGAPSFNGWEAQHGLHTKLSPVAGTQFQPLGEPIYNLVQSDWVQEKIDLSKYIGQKIHIRFYIAALTYVGGRTDGFYFDDLKVKVLPDPDGNTNNTITLLEDDCNSLDNFIIDDHGQWGVDTSRFLSPIGSIHDTPMSDLQNATHTKIEFKQSIDLTSVNDAYAEFYFINYMYPHSWDEFVQFQVKLENEPDGDWEALSGINTRPAPAPGNEPWQKAGAPLYGGVVSNWIHEKVDLSKFDGQKIHIRFLRGGRKPHTGNRGFAFDNFKVKGSLKNKQLNTLNNNALLSSTEETLRVYPNPTSDYIIINSSIKDSFFITIKNAQGQKIKTISTTNNSIKINVSSFANGIYFISIQTSKTQRSIKFLKQ; from the coding sequence ATGAAATCCCTATTCTTTAAATCTTTATTACTACTATCCATCCCGATGTTATTACAAAGTCAAATAACAGAAAAAAGTAATCTCGCCAACATATCCTTACAACATTCTAATACTACTTCTAATCCAAACTATATTACCATAGTAGACAATGACTGTAGTTCTATGGCTGATTTTTTACCTAATCAATGGGGGATCAGCACATCACAATTTGTTTCTACAGGCGGATCGATTACTGATTCTCCTAATCGTTTACTAAGTAGTGGTACTTTTTCTCCTTTACAACTTGAACAAGAAATAGATTTAACATCTGTAACTGCTGCTTTTGTAGAATTTAAGGCTAAATGGGAATTACAGAAATTTTTTGATTATGTGCAATTCGACGTTTTACCCGAAGGTGCACCTTCTTTTAATGGCTGGGAAGCACAGCATGGTTTACACACTAAACTTTCACCAGTGGCTGGCACACAATTTCAACCATTAGGAGAACCAATATATAATCTTGTGCAATCCGATTGGGTACAAGAGAAAATCGACTTAAGCAAATACATTGGGCAAAAAATTCATATCCGATTTTATATTGCAGCATTGACATATGTTGGTGGTCGTACTGATGGTTTTTATTTTGACGACCTTAAAGTTAAAGTTCTCCCTGATCCCGATGGAAATACAAATAATACTATTACACTTCTAGAAGATGATTGTAATTCTTTAGATAATTTTATCATTGATGATCATGGACAATGGGGAGTAGATACTTCGAGGTTTCTTTCTCCTATCGGCTCTATTCATGATACCCCTATGAGTGATTTACAAAATGCCACTCACACCAAAATAGAATTCAAGCAATCTATTGATCTAACATCTGTAAATGATGCTTATGCAGAATTTTACTTTATAAATTATATGTACCCTCATTCCTGGGATGAATTTGTACAATTTCAAGTTAAATTAGAAAATGAACCTGATGGAGATTGGGAAGCATTATCTGGAATAAATACACGTCCCGCACCAGCTCCAGGTAATGAACCCTGGCAAAAAGCAGGAGCTCCTTTGTATGGAGGCGTAGTATCTAATTGGATTCATGAGAAAGTAGATTTAAGTAAATTTGATGGGCAAAAAATACACATACGCTTTTTAAGAGGTGGTAGAAAACCTCATACCGGAAATCGTGGTTTTGCTTTTGATAACTTTAAAGTAAAAGGTTCTCTAAAGAACAAACAACTTAACACATTAAATAACAACGCTCTACTATCTTCTACAGAAGAAACACTAAGAGTATACCCAAACCCAACCAGCGATTATATCATTATTAATTCTAGTATAAAAGATTCTTTTTTTATTACTATAAAAAATGCTCAAGGACAAAAAATAAAAACTATATCTACTACAAACAATTCGATCAAAATAAATGTTTCTTCATTTGCAAACGGAATATACTTTATTTCTATACAAACCTCTAAAACACAAAGGTCAATTAAATTTTTAAAGCAATAA
- a CDS encoding TRAP transporter substrate-binding protein: METIKEYPFTFLKMFNNVLVDLIKFVMVQKNKILRYFTLVTTLVLFLSCLGDPPASMRTTSYDVTKPDKVFYWKMTTTWPPNFPVVGEVAEKYSKWVDELSNGQIKIKVYGGGELVPPLEAFDVVSQGTIEMGCGAAYYWAGKTPAAQFFAAVPFGMNSQQITSWLETGGGYELWKKTYAKFNLVPFMGGNTGVQMGGWFNREINSVEDFKGLKMRLPGIGGKVLEKAGGAAVLVAGSEVYTSLERGVIDATEWIGPYHDYKMGFHKIAKYYYTPGWHETGSQLEFFINKNLYDGLPPHLQAVLEAASKRAQVWVLAEFDRQNGIYLDKLINEEGVEVREFSKETLDALRGFTDEAIQEMIGDDPLSKEVYESYSSFQKKISKWSEVTEKAYYNKIQK; the protein is encoded by the coding sequence TTGGAAACTATAAAAGAATATCCTTTTACATTTCTAAAGATGTTTAATAACGTATTAGTAGATCTTATAAAGTTTGTTATGGTTCAAAAAAATAAAATTTTAAGGTATTTCACCTTAGTGACCACTTTAGTATTGTTTCTTTCTTGTTTAGGGGACCCACCAGCAAGTATGCGTACTACTTCATATGATGTGACCAAACCCGATAAAGTGTTTTATTGGAAAATGACAACTACCTGGCCACCAAACTTTCCTGTGGTGGGTGAAGTTGCAGAGAAATATTCAAAATGGGTAGACGAATTGTCTAATGGGCAGATTAAAATAAAAGTATATGGAGGAGGAGAATTGGTACCCCCGTTAGAAGCTTTTGATGTAGTATCCCAGGGAACTATAGAGATGGGATGTGGAGCAGCGTATTATTGGGCAGGAAAAACCCCGGCAGCACAGTTTTTTGCAGCCGTACCATTTGGGATGAATAGCCAACAAATTACCTCCTGGTTAGAAACAGGAGGAGGATATGAATTATGGAAAAAAACCTATGCTAAATTTAACCTTGTACCTTTTATGGGAGGGAATACAGGTGTACAGATGGGAGGGTGGTTTAACCGGGAAATCAACTCTGTTGAAGATTTTAAAGGATTAAAAATGCGCTTACCGGGTATTGGAGGAAAAGTATTGGAGAAAGCAGGAGGAGCAGCAGTTTTGGTAGCAGGTAGTGAGGTGTATACAAGCTTAGAAAGAGGAGTTATTGATGCTACCGAGTGGATTGGCCCATATCACGATTATAAAATGGGATTTCATAAAATTGCAAAATATTATTATACACCAGGATGGCACGAGACAGGTTCACAACTTGAGTTTTTTATTAATAAAAATTTGTACGACGGTCTGCCTCCACATCTGCAAGCAGTATTAGAAGCGGCTTCTAAACGAGCACAAGTCTGGGTTTTGGCAGAGTTTGATAGACAAAATGGGATTTATTTGGATAAATTGATAAATGAAGAAGGTGTTGAGGTTCGCGAATTTTCTAAAGAAACTCTGGATGCCTTACGAGGATTTACTGATGAAGCAATCCAGGAAATGATAGGAGATGATCCACTTTCTAAAGAAGTGTATGAGAGCTATTCAAGTTTTCAAAAAAAGATCTCCAAATGGTCTGAAGTAACAGAAAAAGCTTATTATAATAAAATACAGAAGTAA
- a CDS encoding TRAP transporter large permease subunit, producing the protein MEYLAIVLFVIIFILILRGYPVAFTLGGISVAFAFGVSIFAPEVFQMSTFYLLPARIMGVVNNYVLMAVPLFIFMGIMLEKSGLAESLLETMAMMFGRVRGGLAISVVIVGALLAASTGIVGATVVTMGLISLPTMLKRGYKTELATGVIASSGTLGQIIPPSIVLVLLADTINSSSRGSASVDVGALFSAALLPGLILVGLYIGYILIKSFVHKEDAPSIPAEEIAAFRGTNFTSKILKALFLPILLIVLVLGSIFTGVASPTEASAIGAIGATILTIIQKKFSFKILKEVAQETIKLTSMVFFILLGATTFTLVFRALGGDAYLQELIMSSNLTPLMFLLLVMVVIFIAGFFIDFIEIVFIIVPVVTPIFNAFGMDMLWVGILIALNLQTSFLTPPFGFALFYLKGVAPDNVKTSQIYKGIIPFIIIQLIIVGMVVFFPEIIFISK; encoded by the coding sequence ATGGAATACCTGGCAATAGTACTATTTGTAATTATTTTTATTCTGATTCTAAGAGGGTACCCAGTTGCTTTTACATTAGGAGGGATTTCAGTAGCCTTTGCTTTCGGAGTATCCATTTTTGCTCCAGAAGTGTTTCAGATGTCTACGTTTTACTTGCTTCCGGCAAGAATTATGGGAGTAGTCAATAATTATGTACTAATGGCGGTTCCTTTATTTATTTTTATGGGAATCATGCTTGAGAAATCGGGTCTGGCAGAGAGCTTGTTAGAAACTATGGCAATGATGTTTGGGCGTGTACGTGGTGGTTTAGCAATTTCTGTAGTAATTGTAGGGGCTTTACTTGCAGCATCTACTGGGATTGTTGGAGCAACGGTGGTGACGATGGGGTTAATAAGCTTGCCTACAATGCTTAAACGAGGGTACAAAACAGAACTTGCAACAGGAGTAATAGCATCTTCAGGAACATTAGGGCAAATCATTCCGCCATCTATTGTATTAGTGTTATTAGCAGATACCATCAATAGTTCATCACGAGGATCGGCATCTGTAGATGTAGGAGCTTTGTTTTCTGCCGCACTGTTACCCGGATTGATATTGGTAGGATTATATATTGGCTATATTTTGATAAAATCTTTTGTTCACAAAGAAGATGCTCCCAGCATTCCTGCAGAAGAGATTGCAGCATTTAGAGGAACTAATTTCACTTCAAAAATTTTAAAAGCACTCTTCTTACCAATACTTTTGATTGTATTGGTATTAGGCTCTATTTTTACTGGTGTAGCTTCTCCTACAGAAGCTTCTGCCATTGGAGCTATTGGCGCAACAATATTGACCATAATTCAAAAAAAGTTTTCGTTTAAAATTCTAAAAGAAGTAGCTCAGGAAACTATAAAGCTAACATCGATGGTGTTTTTTATTCTTTTAGGAGCAACTACATTTACTTTAGTGTTTAGAGCATTGGGGGGAGATGCATATCTGCAAGAATTGATTATGTCATCTAATTTGACACCTCTTATGTTTTTGTTATTGGTCATGGTTGTGATCTTTATTGCAGGCTTTTTTATTGATTTTATTGAAATTGTTTTTATTATAGTGCCAGTAGTGACTCCTATTTTTAATGCTTTTGGTATGGATATGTTGTGGGTTGGGATTTTGATAGCATTAAATCTGCAAACGTCGTTTTTGACACCACCATTTGGCTTTGCTTTGTTTTATCTTAAGGGCGTTGCCCCAGATAATGTAAAAACCAGTCAGATTTATAAAGGGATTATACCTTTTATTATCATTCAGTTAATTATTGTTGGTATGGTTGTGTTTTTTCCTGAGATTATTTTTATATCAAAATAG
- a CDS encoding TRAP transporter small permease subunit has protein sequence MQKIINFLDRVGEKIGLLVSWVATLLAIIIGLDVIIRYIFKFTFVWMIEIEIYLFGMIFLLASGYTFKYEKHVRVDVFYTKLSRKGKAWVDLLGGAFLLIPWCYVVIVSSWYYGLSSFMIGESSPQPGGLPALYILKFCITLGFTFLLLQGISHMLKSIQIIFNKD, from the coding sequence ATGCAAAAAATTATCAATTTTCTTGACAGAGTTGGTGAGAAGATAGGACTATTGGTTAGTTGGGTAGCAACACTACTGGCGATAATCATTGGCCTTGATGTAATTATTCGCTATATCTTTAAGTTTACATTTGTCTGGATGATCGAAATAGAGATTTATCTCTTCGGGATGATATTTCTATTAGCATCTGGATATACATTTAAATATGAGAAACACGTACGAGTTGATGTTTTTTATACTAAACTTTCTAGAAAAGGAAAAGCTTGGGTAGATCTTTTAGGAGGAGCTTTTTTACTAATTCCCTGGTGCTATGTAGTTATTGTTTCTTCCTGGTATTATGGACTGTCTTCTTTTATGATTGGAGAAAGTTCTCCTCAACCAGGAGGCTTACCAGCTTTGTACATACTTAAATTTTGTATTACTCTGGGGTTTACTTTTCTATTACTTCAGGGAATATCCCATATGTTGAAATCAATTCAAATTATTTTTAATAAGGATTAG
- the yaaA gene encoding peroxide stress protein YaaA → MKIVISPAKSLDFETALPTQQYTIPAFLTEIEKLNDVLKKKTPKKLSELMSISDKLAQLNWQRNQEFHLPFTNENARPAVYSFNGDVYIGLDAYTIPEKKLGALQGQLRILSGLYGVLKPLDLMQPYRLEMGTKLKVGRKNNLYEFWKKTVTQYLNDELQDDELFINLASNEYFSVIDKKALKVPVITPQFKDWKGDKLKMISFFAKKARGMMVRYIIDTDAKTIEDLKGFNYEGYGFSEEYTTKPNELVFVR, encoded by the coding sequence ATGAAAATTGTAATATCTCCAGCTAAATCATTAGATTTTGAAACAGCATTACCAACTCAGCAGTATACGATTCCAGCTTTTCTTACAGAAATTGAAAAGCTAAATGATGTATTAAAGAAGAAAACACCTAAAAAACTTTCTGAGTTAATGAGTATAAGTGATAAGTTAGCACAACTTAATTGGCAACGTAATCAGGAGTTTCATCTTCCGTTTACAAACGAAAACGCAAGACCTGCGGTATACTCTTTTAATGGAGATGTATATATCGGATTAGATGCGTATACTATTCCCGAAAAAAAATTAGGCGCATTACAGGGTCAATTAAGAATACTTTCTGGGTTATATGGAGTTCTAAAACCTTTGGATCTAATGCAGCCCTACCGTCTTGAGATGGGAACTAAATTAAAAGTGGGTCGAAAAAATAATTTATATGAGTTTTGGAAAAAAACAGTTACCCAGTACTTAAATGATGAATTGCAAGACGATGAATTATTTATCAACCTAGCAAGTAATGAATATTTTAGCGTAATTGATAAAAAAGCATTAAAAGTACCAGTGATTACTCCACAATTTAAAGATTGGAAAGGAGACAAACTTAAAATGATAAGCTTCTTTGCCAAAAAAGCCAGAGGTATGATGGTTCGATATATTATCGATACAGATGCCAAAACTATTGAAGATTTAAAAGGGTTTAATTATGAAGGCTATGGGTTTAGTGAAGAATATACTACCAAACCTAATGAATTGGTTTTTGTGAGATAA
- a CDS encoding VOC family protein encodes MKIKRTGLILYVKKYEESILFYETILELTILFKNDELTCFDLFGTYLMVEKEDREDYLIMDETNEKAFSCIRMNVDNVQSIANDLKRKGIAVDYQEHHWGKVAKFYDPDRNLIAFKDEETFAKQIEEYIPKSK; translated from the coding sequence ATGAAAATTAAAAGAACGGGGCTCATTTTATATGTCAAAAAATATGAAGAATCTATTTTGTTTTATGAAACTATTTTAGAACTAACTATTTTATTTAAAAATGATGAATTAACATGTTTTGATTTGTTTGGCACCTATTTAATGGTTGAAAAAGAAGATAGGGAGGATTATCTGATAATGGATGAAACGAATGAAAAGGCATTTAGCTGTATACGAATGAATGTAGATAATGTACAAAGTATAGCAAACGATTTAAAAAGAAAAGGAATAGCCGTCGATTATCAGGAACACCATTGGGGAAAAGTAGCAAAATTCTATGATCCCGATAGAAATCTAATAGCATTTAAAGATGAAGAAACTTTTGCTAAACAGATAGAAGAATATATCCCGAAATCAAAATAA
- a CDS encoding glycoside hydrolase family 71/99-like protein, which translates to MLRSSNTFIFFIFLFIVFFYSCEKEDITLIDQQQIDEQSAAEVVQDTTYTDAELLKVLEEEKEFIKLEKEGYIVDISGMDVVKENPKKVYVHYLPWFQNKDFDGYWGQHWTMSNQDPEIIDENGNRQIASYYYPLIGPYSSGDPDLHEYHFLMMKLSGIDGVIFDWYGSRDLHDYGLIKQSTETFINSLEDLGLEFSIMYEDRVATQATGQSIIEAAQEDFTYINDSYFSSPKYMQYNGKNMLFVFGPHYLTTATEWNQVFDVLPTENRPSFLTLWAASNRVGVNASGEFLWVDKDHLLAHQNYYDTYQASNPITVGSSYPGFKSFYTEGGWSNGSNDWTIDFNSGHTFVETLNYTHHELSDFIQIITWNDFGEGTMIEPTQEFGFTYLQLLQQYTGVSFSPNDLQVALDLYHIRKEYKKDAEVQKILNRSYKYIKRLRLQRADKVLKAIKRFY; encoded by the coding sequence ATGTTACGATCTTCGAATACTTTTATTTTTTTCATTTTTCTTTTTATTGTTTTCTTTTATTCTTGTGAAAAAGAAGATATTACTTTAATTGATCAACAACAGATTGATGAGCAATCTGCAGCAGAAGTTGTTCAGGACACAACATATACTGATGCCGAATTATTAAAAGTTCTAGAAGAGGAAAAAGAGTTTATTAAACTTGAGAAAGAAGGGTATATTGTTGATATTTCTGGTATGGATGTCGTTAAAGAAAATCCAAAAAAAGTATATGTACACTATTTGCCCTGGTTTCAAAATAAAGATTTTGATGGATACTGGGGACAGCATTGGACAATGAGTAATCAAGATCCTGAAATCATAGATGAAAATGGTAACCGACAAATCGCCTCCTACTATTATCCTCTAATTGGTCCGTATTCTTCTGGCGATCCGGATTTACATGAATATCATTTTTTAATGATGAAACTCTCGGGAATTGATGGAGTAATTTTTGATTGGTATGGCAGTAGAGATTTACATGATTATGGGTTGATAAAACAATCTACAGAAACCTTCATTAATAGTTTAGAAGATTTGGGACTTGAATTTTCAATTATGTATGAGGATCGTGTAGCTACTCAGGCTACAGGACAATCTATCATAGAGGCTGCGCAAGAGGATTTTACATACATTAATGACAGTTATTTCTCTAGCCCCAAATACATGCAATATAACGGCAAAAACATGTTGTTTGTTTTTGGTCCTCATTATCTAACTACAGCAACCGAATGGAATCAGGTATTTGATGTACTACCTACAGAAAATCGACCAAGCTTTTTAACTCTATGGGCAGCAAGTAATCGTGTTGGAGTTAATGCTTCGGGAGAATTTTTATGGGTAGACAAAGATCATTTACTTGCTCATCAAAATTATTATGACACCTATCAAGCATCCAATCCAATAACTGTAGGATCTTCTTATCCCGGTTTTAAGAGCTTTTATACAGAAGGTGGATGGTCTAATGGTAGTAATGATTGGACCATTGACTTTAATTCTGGACATACTTTTGTAGAAACTCTTAATTATACCCATCATGAACTTTCAGATTTTATTCAAATCATTACCTGGAATGATTTTGGCGAAGGTACTATGATAGAGCCTACACAAGAGTTTGGTTTCACCTACTTACAACTCTTACAACAATATACAGGAGTTTCTTTTTCTCCTAATGATCTACAGGTAGCTCTGGATTTGTATCATATCAGAAAAGAATATAAAAAAGATGCAGAGGTACAGAAAATCCTGAACCGATCTTATAAATACATAAAAAGATTAAGGTTACAACGTGCTGATAAGGTTTTAAAAGCTATTAAACGATTTTATTGA
- a CDS encoding cold-shock protein, giving the protein MNKGTVKFFNDSKGFGFITEEGSNKDHFVHISGLIDEVREGDEVEFDLQEGKKGLNAVNVKVL; this is encoded by the coding sequence ATGAACAAAGGAACAGTAAAATTTTTTAATGACTCCAAAGGATTTGGATTCATAACAGAAGAAGGATCAAACAAAGATCATTTTGTACACATTTCAGGTTTAATCGACGAAGTGCGTGAAGGTGATGAAGTAGAATTTGATCTACAAGAAGGTAAAAAAGGATTGAACGCGGTAAACGTGAAAGTATTATAA
- a CDS encoding RluA family pseudouridine synthase, which translates to MKENEDKGDFDATEDDLYEHHRFVAGAGQVPLRVDKFLMNFVENATRNKIQQAAKNGSVFVNDVPVKSNHKVKPNDIVRVLFSHPPYENLLTPENISLDIVYEDDVLLVVNKPAGMVVHPGHGNYSGTLINALIYHFDNLPNNSSNRPGLVHRIDKDTSGLLVIAKTEEAMTHLAKQFFDKTSKREYIAIVWGNVAEDEGTIEGNIGRHPKNRLQNTVFEGDEADRGKPAITHYKVIERLGYVTLVSCRLETGRTHQIRVHMKYIGHTLFNDERYGGEKILKGTTFTKYKQFVENCFKILPRQALHARTLGFEHPVTKEHMHFETQIPDDIQQCIERWRKYAKNQLSEE; encoded by the coding sequence TTGAAAGAAAACGAAGATAAAGGAGATTTTGATGCTACAGAGGATGACCTCTATGAGCATCATCGTTTTGTGGCTGGAGCTGGTCAGGTACCGTTAAGGGTGGATAAGTTTTTGATGAATTTTGTAGAGAATGCAACTCGTAATAAAATACAGCAGGCTGCAAAAAACGGAAGCGTTTTTGTAAATGATGTTCCTGTAAAATCAAATCATAAGGTGAAACCAAATGATATTGTACGGGTGTTGTTTTCTCATCCTCCTTATGAAAACTTACTAACCCCAGAGAACATCTCGTTAGATATTGTTTATGAAGATGATGTATTGCTGGTTGTTAATAAACCCGCGGGGATGGTGGTACATCCTGGCCATGGTAACTATTCGGGAACCTTAATTAATGCACTGATTTATCATTTTGATAACCTTCCAAATAATAGTAGTAATCGACCAGGGTTAGTACATCGTATTGATAAAGATACTAGCGGACTTTTGGTAATTGCCAAGACAGAAGAGGCTATGACTCATCTGGCAAAACAGTTTTTTGATAAAACGAGTAAGCGTGAGTATATAGCGATTGTATGGGGGAATGTGGCCGAGGATGAAGGAACCATAGAAGGTAATATAGGACGACACCCCAAAAACAGATTGCAGAATACTGTTTTTGAAGGTGATGAAGCTGATAGGGGAAAACCGGCAATAACACATTATAAAGTTATAGAACGACTAGGATATGTTACATTAGTTTCTTGCAGATTAGAAACCGGAAGAACGCATCAGATTCGAGTACATATGAAATATATTGGCCATACTTTATTTAATGATGAACGCTATGGCGGAGAGAAAATATTAAAAGGAACTACGTTTACCAAATACAAGCAGTTTGTAGAAAACTGCTTTAAAATTTTACCTCGACAAGCCTTACATGCCAGAACCCTTGGTTTTGAGCACCCTGTAACTAAAGAACATATGCATTTTGAAACACAAATCCCAGACGATATACAACAATGTATAGAACGTTGGAGAAAATATGCTAAGAACCAATTATCTGAAGAATAA
- a CDS encoding PASTA domain-containing protein: MSVFINFFRDLFKFIYSKIFLIQMVIAVAMIAILSYVALEWLESTTNHHQRIVVPSLSKKTLDEVGKILEEKELRYEVQDSASFNPDYPRYSVLEQNPVAGSEVKENRKIYVTLNPSGYRKIEVPNVVQRTRRQAEPKLVALGFKIGSVTYQPNIARDMVLELRHNGKRLKPGTKLMKTSVIDLVLGDGRGGTINLSN, translated from the coding sequence ATGAGTGTATTTATAAATTTCTTCAGAGATCTATTCAAATTTATTTACAGTAAAATATTTTTGATTCAAATGGTTATAGCAGTAGCAATGATTGCTATCTTATCTTATGTTGCATTAGAGTGGTTAGAAAGTACAACCAATCATCACCAGCGTATAGTAGTACCCAGTTTAAGTAAAAAAACTTTAGATGAGGTGGGGAAAATACTAGAAGAAAAAGAATTGAGGTATGAAGTTCAGGATTCTGCGAGCTTTAATCCTGATTATCCTCGATATTCTGTGTTAGAACAGAACCCTGTTGCTGGTAGTGAGGTAAAAGAGAATCGTAAAATATATGTAACCCTGAATCCTTCGGGTTACCGTAAAATTGAAGTTCCTAATGTAGTACAGAGAACTAGAAGACAGGCAGAGCCAAAATTGGTTGCTCTTGGATTTAAAATAGGTTCTGTAACATATCAACCCAATATTGCAAGAGATATGGTATTAGAATTAAGACATAATGGTAAAAGGCTAAAACCTGGAACAAAATTAATGAAAACCTCTGTTATCGATTTGGTTCTAGGAGATGGAAGAGGAGGAACAATAAACCTATCTAATTGA
- a CDS encoding D-alanine--D-alanine ligase, protein MKKNIAILMGGYSSEFEISIQSGNVVYKYLDRDLYVPFRVHITKDSWYYVDDNDQKYSIDKSDFSLILEGSKITFDAAFNTVHGTPGEDGLLQAYFELIEIPQTACDFYPAALTFNKRDCISTLKPYGIPTATNYFLNKGDAIDSKAIVDTVGLPCFVKANKAGSSYGVSKVKTIEELLPAIEMAYKEDDEIIIESFLSGTEVSVGVIQHNGEDTVLPITEIVSENEFFDYEAKYMGKSEEITPARLSDEDTRKVKNLALKVYQILKMKGFSRSEYIFHHGEPYFVEMNTNPGLSEASILPQQAEKAGISLKELFSNAIASCIRLQK, encoded by the coding sequence ATGAAGAAAAACATTGCCATTTTAATGGGTGGATATTCCAGCGAATTTGAAATCTCGATCCAAAGCGGAAACGTAGTATACAAATACCTGGATAGAGATTTATATGTTCCATTTCGTGTTCATATCACCAAAGACAGTTGGTATTATGTAGATGATAATGATCAGAAATATAGTATTGACAAAAGTGATTTCTCTTTAATATTAGAAGGTTCTAAGATCACTTTTGATGCTGCTTTTAATACTGTACATGGTACCCCTGGTGAAGATGGTTTACTACAGGCATATTTTGAATTGATTGAGATTCCGCAAACGGCTTGTGATTTTTACCCTGCGGCACTTACTTTTAATAAACGAGATTGTATTAGCACTTTAAAGCCCTATGGAATACCTACTGCCACCAACTATTTTTTAAATAAAGGTGATGCAATAGATAGTAAAGCCATTGTAGATACTGTAGGATTACCCTGTTTTGTAAAAGCAAATAAAGCTGGGAGTAGTTATGGAGTTTCTAAAGTTAAAACTATAGAAGAGCTTCTGCCCGCAATAGAAATGGCTTACAAAGAAGATGATGAGATTATTATAGAATCTTTTTTAAGTGGAACCGAAGTATCTGTAGGAGTTATTCAACATAATGGAGAAGATACAGTATTACCAATAACAGAAATTGTATCCGAAAATGAGTTTTTTGACTATGAAGCTAAATATATGGGGAAGTCTGAAGAAATCACCCCAGCCCGTTTATCTGATGAAGATACCCGAAAAGTTAAAAATCTGGCTTTAAAAGTATATCAGATTTTAAAAATGAAAGGATTTTCAAGAAGCGAATATATTTTTCATCACGGAGAACCTTATTTTGTAGAAATGAACACCAATCCCGGATTAAGTGAAGCTAGCATCTTACCTCAACAAGCAGAAAAAGCTGGGATTAGCTTAAAAGAATTATTTTCTAATGCTATAGCATCTTGTATCCGTTTACAAAAATAG
- the coaD gene encoding pantetheine-phosphate adenylyltransferase, which translates to MRRAVFPGSFDPITLGHYDIIERGLTLFDEVILAIGVNSEKKYMFSLEERKQFIEEAFKNEPKIKVMTYKGLTIDFCKQQNANFILRGLRNPGDFEFEKAIAHTNRKMSDIETVFLLTSSGKSYISSSIVRDVIRNGGDVSGLVPDTVRVK; encoded by the coding sequence ATGAGAAGAGCTGTTTTTCCCGGATCATTTGACCCCATTACATTAGGACATTATGACATTATCGAACGAGGTCTTACCTTATTTGATGAAGTTATCCTTGCCATAGGCGTAAATTCTGAGAAAAAATATATGTTTTCTCTTGAAGAGCGAAAGCAATTTATCGAAGAAGCTTTTAAAAATGAGCCTAAAATTAAAGTAATGACCTACAAAGGGCTAACTATTGATTTTTGTAAACAACAAAATGCCAATTTTATATTAAGAGGCCTCCGCAATCCAGGTGATTTTGAATTTGAAAAAGCCATTGCACATACCAACAGAAAAATGTCGGATATCGAAACGGTATTTTTGTTAACCTCTTCTGGAAAAAGTTATATCTCTTCTTCTATTGTTCGTGATGTAATTCGCAATGGCGGAGATGTTTCAGGGTTAGTCCCAGATACCGTTCGTGTGAAATAA